A portion of the Paenibacillus marchantiae genome contains these proteins:
- a CDS encoding SdpI family protein: MAGAVVGIICGVCYFILGLMVYKKPPKRINGVYGYRTPRAMSHPELWEEAQRYSANLMMQFGVIITVFGIIGFWLTDVRALVLSLVAIGFYTFRLFTRVEGRLKQMQRVQQQEQKEQGA, translated from the coding sequence GTGGCAGGAGCAGTAGTTGGGATTATATGCGGAGTGTGCTATTTCATTCTGGGATTAATGGTGTACAAAAAGCCGCCGAAAAGGATTAATGGCGTTTATGGTTATCGTACTCCGCGAGCAATGAGTCATCCTGAGTTATGGGAAGAAGCGCAACGTTATAGCGCCAATCTGATGATGCAGTTTGGTGTGATTATTACGGTATTCGGCATAATCGGTTTTTGGCTTACGGATGTACGAGCTTTGGTTCTAAGTCTTGTGGCTATAGGATTCTATACATTCAGGCTGTTTACCAGAGTCGAAGGCCGTTTGAAGCAAATGCAGCGTGTCCAGCAACAGGAACAGAAGGAGCAAGGCGCTTAG